The following coding sequences lie in one Panicum virgatum strain AP13 chromosome 6N, P.virgatum_v5, whole genome shotgun sequence genomic window:
- the LOC120679874 gene encoding meiotic recombination protein SPO11-2 isoform X1 — protein sequence MADVAAASLFGADRRLCSADILAPAEVRARIEVAVLNFLSALASPTSPAISVLPLISRTSANCSLRSSLLSDVSSVYLSYAFCKRSLMRENNAKAFVRVWKVMEMCYKILGEGKLVHQRELFYKLLSDSPKYFSCQRHVNRAIQDVVSLLRCTRQSLGVMASSRGALIGRLVLHEPDEEQIDCSILGASGHAITGDLNVLSKLNLSSDARYIIVMEKDAIFQRLAEDRLYNQLPCILITAKGYPDIATRFILHRLSQTFPNMPIFALVDWNPAGLAILCTYKYGSISMGLESYRYACNVKWLGLRGDDLQLIPESAFQELKPRDSQIAKSLLSSKFLQESHRAELTLMVESGKRAEIEALYSHGFDFLGKYIARKIVQGDYI from the exons ATGGcggacgtggcggcggcgtcgctcttcggcgctgaccgccgcctctgctccgctGACATCCTCGCACCCGCTGAG GTCCGGGCAAGGATCGAGGTGGCGGTGCTCAACTTCCTCTCCGCGCTCGCCTCCCCCACCTCGCCGGCAATCTCCGTCCTCCCCCTG ATTAGCCGGACCTCTGCCAACTGCAGCCTACGCAGCAGCTTGCTGAGTGACGTTTCGTCAGTTTATCTCTCGTACGCCTTCTGCAAGAGGTCTCTGATGAGAGAAAACAACGCAAAGGCGTTCGTAAGAG TATGGAAGGTCATGGAGATGTGCTACAAGATCTTGGGGGAGGGGAAGCTGGTCCACCAACGGGAGTTGTTCTACAAGCTCCTCTCGGACTCGCCCAAGTACTTCAGTTGTCAGCGCCACGTCAACCGAGCCATCCAAG ATGTAGTTTCCTTGCTGCGGTGTACAAGGCAGAGCCTAGGAGTCATGGCATCAAGCAGAGGGGCACTGATTGGGCGCCTCGTGTTGCAT GAACCAGATGAAGAACAGATTGACTGTTCCATTCTTGGAGCTTCAGGGCATGCAATTACTGGAGACCTCAACGTATTGAGCAAATTAAATTTGTCTTCAGATGCTCGGTATATCATTGTTATGGAGAAG GATGCCATATTCCAGAGGCTAGCTGAAGACCGCTTGTATAATCAGCTTCCTTGCATcctgatcactgcaaaaggatATCCTGATATTGCCACaag GTTTATCTTGCATCGATTGAGTCAGACTTTTCCCAATATGCCGATTTTCGCATTAGTGGACTG GAACCCAGCAGGGCTTGCTATACTGTGCACTTACAAATATGGAAGCATATCAATGGGTTTGGAGTCATACAGATATG CTTGCAATGTGAAATGGCTTGGGCTAAGAGGGGATGATCTGCAGCTTATCCCTGAGAGTGCATTCCAAGAGCTGAAGCCACGTGATTCGCAGATTGCCAAAAGCTTGCTGTCATCAAAGTTCCTACAG GAGAGTCACAGAGCTGAGCTGACGCTGATGGTGGAGAGTGGCAAGCGTGCGGAGATCGAAGCCCTCTACTCCCACGGGTTCGATTTCTTGGGGAAGTACATCGCGAGAAAGATTGTACAGGGCGACTACATCTGA
- the LOC120679440 gene encoding 60S ribosomal protein L34-like, with the protein MVQRLTYRKRHSYATKSNQTRVVKTPGGRLVYQYTKKRASGPKCPVTGKKIQGIPHLRPAEYKRSRLSRNRRTVNRPYGGVLSGTAVRERIIRAFLVEEQKIVKKVLKIQKTKDKASKS; encoded by the exons aTGGTGCAGCGGCTCACCTACCGGAAGCGGCACAGCTACGCCACCAAGTCCAACCAGACCCGCGTCGTCAAGACCCCTG GTGGGAGGCTTGTGTACCAGTACACCAAGAAGCGTGCGAGTGGACCGAAGTGCCCGGTCACCGGGAAGAAGATTCAAGGA ATTCCTCACCTCAGACCTGCTGAGTACAAGAGGTCCAGATTGTCAAGGAACAGGAGGACCGTGAACCGTCCATATGGTGGTGTTCTGTCTGGTACTGCAGTTAGGGAGAG GATCATTCGGGCATTTTTGGTTGAGGAGCAAAAGATCGTAAAGAAGGTGTTGAAGATCCAAAAGACCAAGGACAAGGCCTCCAAGAGCTAG
- the LOC120679874 gene encoding meiotic recombination protein SPO11-2 isoform X2, with the protein MADVAAASLFGADRRLCSADILAPAEVRARIEVAVLNFLSALASPTSPAISVLPLISRTSANCSLRSSLLSDVSSVYLSYAFCKRSLMRENNAKAFVRVWKVMEMCYKILGEGKLVHQRELFYKLLSDSPKYFSCQRHVNRAIQDVVSLLRCTRQSLGVMASSRGALIGRLVLHEPDEEQIDCSILGASGHAITGDLNVLSKLNLSSDARYIIVMEKDAIFQRLAEDRLYNQLPCILITAKGYPDIATRFILHRLSQTFPNMPIFALVDWNPAGLAILCTYKYGSISMGLESYRYACNVKWLGLRGDDLQLIPESAFQELKPRDSQIAKSLLSSKFLQS; encoded by the exons ATGGcggacgtggcggcggcgtcgctcttcggcgctgaccgccgcctctgctccgctGACATCCTCGCACCCGCTGAG GTCCGGGCAAGGATCGAGGTGGCGGTGCTCAACTTCCTCTCCGCGCTCGCCTCCCCCACCTCGCCGGCAATCTCCGTCCTCCCCCTG ATTAGCCGGACCTCTGCCAACTGCAGCCTACGCAGCAGCTTGCTGAGTGACGTTTCGTCAGTTTATCTCTCGTACGCCTTCTGCAAGAGGTCTCTGATGAGAGAAAACAACGCAAAGGCGTTCGTAAGAG TATGGAAGGTCATGGAGATGTGCTACAAGATCTTGGGGGAGGGGAAGCTGGTCCACCAACGGGAGTTGTTCTACAAGCTCCTCTCGGACTCGCCCAAGTACTTCAGTTGTCAGCGCCACGTCAACCGAGCCATCCAAG ATGTAGTTTCCTTGCTGCGGTGTACAAGGCAGAGCCTAGGAGTCATGGCATCAAGCAGAGGGGCACTGATTGGGCGCCTCGTGTTGCAT GAACCAGATGAAGAACAGATTGACTGTTCCATTCTTGGAGCTTCAGGGCATGCAATTACTGGAGACCTCAACGTATTGAGCAAATTAAATTTGTCTTCAGATGCTCGGTATATCATTGTTATGGAGAAG GATGCCATATTCCAGAGGCTAGCTGAAGACCGCTTGTATAATCAGCTTCCTTGCATcctgatcactgcaaaaggatATCCTGATATTGCCACaag GTTTATCTTGCATCGATTGAGTCAGACTTTTCCCAATATGCCGATTTTCGCATTAGTGGACTG GAACCCAGCAGGGCTTGCTATACTGTGCACTTACAAATATGGAAGCATATCAATGGGTTTGGAGTCATACAGATATG CTTGCAATGTGAAATGGCTTGGGCTAAGAGGGGATGATCTGCAGCTTATCCCTGAGAGTGCATTCCAAGAGCTGAAGCCACGTGATTCGCAGATTGCCAAAAGCTTGCTGTCATCAAAGTTCCTACAG AGCTGA
- the LOC120677450 gene encoding WAT1-related protein At5g47470-like has protein sequence MLHAWTSTGTDTPAEAESCSSSPQPSTNQDRRRRKIEEAARSRRMLCGGVTMPWPDVLTICGLFAVQCIYGLYMMFLDGLLAAGVASLFIIVVACAASSVVVLPFALALERKKWPKVWSPMLVLQLVVISLGGVSIYQVFMMLGVERTSLAIASAMPNLGPGFIFVIAACLRFERFNWKCKYTRAKILGTLVCLSGAMCVSFLKNSTPSVVSPKSIPGDEELSSGKSRKEWVLGCFYLLTGVTIFACNTVTQAAALKRFPAPLSVCSITAMMGSIFSAIIQVLMEGKLTAGTGDNITWIIGEIVLVGGVVIGLCTTFQVSSIGRKGPVLVAATVSMFSPFQTVFSAFISLIFFGQWIGLGCFVGIVLMFVGLYVVLWAKNREDKMFTELTAPPESECDIERPLLQ, from the exons ATGCTTCATGCTTGGACCAGTACAGGCACTGACACGCCTGCCGAAGCTGAGAGTTGCAGCAGCAGTCCACAACCCTCGACCAATCAGGATCGTCGGAGGAGGAAGATCGAAGAAGCAGCTAGGAGTAGGAGGATGTTGTGCGGCGGCGTGACGATGCCGTGGCCTGACGTGCTCACCATCTGCGGCCTGTTCGCCGTGCAGTGCATCTACGGCCTCTACATGATGTTCCTCGAcggcctgctcgccgccggcgtggcctCGCtcttcatcatcgtcgtcgcctgcgccgcctcctccgtcgtcgtcctcccctTCGCCTTGGCGCTCGAGAG GAAGAAATGGCCCAAAGTGTGGAGCCCCATGCTGGTTCTGCAGCTCGTCGTCATTTCACTAGGAGG GGTGTCTATATATCAAGTATTCATGATGCTCGGTGTCGAGCGGACCTCGCTGGCGATCGCCTCTGCCATGCCTAACCTTGGCCCTGGCTTCATCTTCGTCATTGCAGCCTGCCTGAG GTTTGAGAGGTTTAATTGGAAGTGCAAGTACACGAGAGCAAAGATCTTGGGTACATTGGTGTGCCTCAGTGGGGCAATGTGTGTGAGCTTCCTGAAGAATTCCACTCCCAGTGT TGTATCTCCGAAGTCCATTCCTGGGGACGAAGAACTCTCCAGTGGCAAAAGCAGGAAAGAATGGGTACTTGGGTGCTTCTATCTTCTGACCGGAGTCACAATCTTTGCCTGCAACACTGTCACGCAG GCTGCAGCGTTGAAGAGATTCCCTGCGCCATTATCCGTGTGCTCGATCACTGCCATGATGGGGTCGATCTTCAGTGCTATCATCCAGGTCTTGATGGAGGGGAAGCTCACTGCAGGGACCGGAGAtaacatcacctggatcattGGTGAAATTGTGCTTGTG GGAGGCGTGGTGATCGGCCTGTGCACGACGTTCCAGGTGTCGAGCATCGGGCGCAAGGGGCCTGTCCTT GTCGCCGCGACTGTGTCCATGTTCAGCCCGTTCCAGACTGTGTTCTCGGCGTTCATCTCTCTCATCTTCTTCGGACAATGGATCGGCCTAGGATG CTTTGTGGGGATTGTGCTCATGTTTGTTGGACTCTACGTGGTGCTGTGGGCGAAGAACAGGGAGGACAAAATGTTCACCGAGCTGACTGCGCCACCTGAAAGTGAATGTGATATAGAGAGGCCATTGCTGCAATGA
- the LOC120679947 gene encoding vesicle-associated protein 1-2-like, with the protein MAAPAPATTGELLRIDPLELRFPFELKKQISCSMQLSNLSNDYIAFKVKTTSPKKYSVRPNTGVVLPRSTCDVVVTMQAQREAPPDMQCKDKFLVQSVVAPAGITVKDVTGDMFTKESGNKMEEVKLRVTYVAPPQPPSPVPEESEEGSPPRASESESGDGPAGGFTRAFRERIDPQEKSLEAGALISKLTEEKNSAIQQNHRLRQELDSVRREISKRRGGGFSFIVVIIVALIGIFLGYLMKS; encoded by the exons ATGGCCGCTCCCGCCCCTGCCACCACCGGCGAGCTGCTACGCATCGACCCTCTCGAGCTCCGCTTCCCAT TCGAGTTGAAGAAGCAGATCTCGTGCTCCATGCAGCTGTCGAATCTCAGCAACGACTACATCGCCTTCAAG GTGAAAACTACAAGTCCAAAGAAGTATTCAGTGCGACCCAACACGGGGGTTGTCTTGCCACGGTCTACTTGTGATGTCGTTG TGACAATGCAAGCACAACGGGAGGCCCCTCCTGACATGCAGTGCAAAGATAAGTTCTTAGTCCAAAGCGTTGTTGCACCTGCTGGTATTACTGTGAAGGATGTCACAGGGGATATG TTTACGAAGGAGTCAGGGAACAAGATGGAAGAGGTCAAATTGCGAGTGACCTATGTTGCTCCTCCACAGCCACCCTCTCCAGTTCCGGAGGAATCTGAAGAAGGTTCTCCGCCTAGGGCTTCGGAATCAGAAAGTGGAGATGGCCCTGCTGGGGGATTCACCAGA GCATTTAGAGAGCGCATTGACCCTCAAGAAAAGTCTTTAGAG GCTGGAGCTTTGATTTCCAAACTAACTGAAGAAAAGAACTCTGCGATTCAACAGAATCATAGACTTAGACAGGAACTT GATTCGGTTAGGCGGGAGATCAGCaagaggcgaggaggaggcttcTCCTTTATTGTTGTCATAATTGTTGCTTTGATCGGCATATTCCTGGGTTATCTGATGAAGTCATAA